A genomic region of Rhodoflexus caldus contains the following coding sequences:
- a CDS encoding aminotransferase class V-fold PLP-dependent enzyme, giving the protein MKTFSEEPAAPRRHFLKRAAAALALSSPLGSWGARLAAKDLNKALLAANSQSVDDTVRDEEFWYQIKQAFTVSPNILNLNNGGVSPHPRVVQEAVERYNRLSNEAPSYYMWRVLDAGREPLRARLADLAGCSSEEIAIHRNATEALETVIFGLRLQKGDEVVLARQDYPNMLHAWRQREKREGIVLRYVNLNLPIENKEEIVRQYTALFTPKTKVVHITHIINWSGQTLPVREIADIARARGIEVVVDGAHSFGLLNFRIPDLNGDYFGTSLHKWLTAPFGSGMLYVRKEKIRNLYPLFGAQDPESEDIRKFENLGTRPFANEQAIGQAIDFHWMIGAERKEKRLHYLKNYWAEKVIDLPKVRLHTSLKPEFGCAIGLFSVKGKTVAEVDGALFNKYKIHTTGIEWENIKGVRVTPNVYTTTRDLDRLVNAIRQIAQT; this is encoded by the coding sequence ATGAAAACCTTTTCGGAAGAACCTGCCGCGCCGCGCCGCCATTTTTTGAAACGTGCGGCGGCGGCGCTTGCTTTATCATCGCCTTTGGGCAGTTGGGGCGCACGGTTAGCTGCCAAAGACCTGAACAAGGCACTGCTGGCTGCCAACAGCCAATCGGTGGACGATACCGTCCGCGATGAGGAGTTCTGGTATCAGATTAAACAGGCTTTTACCGTTTCGCCTAACATTCTGAATCTGAACAACGGCGGGGTTTCGCCGCACCCGCGGGTAGTACAGGAAGCCGTGGAACGCTACAACCGCCTGTCTAACGAAGCGCCGAGCTACTACATGTGGCGCGTGCTGGATGCGGGTCGCGAGCCGCTACGTGCCCGTTTGGCGGATTTGGCGGGCTGCTCTTCCGAAGAAATCGCCATTCACCGCAACGCCACCGAAGCGCTGGAAACCGTCATTTTCGGCTTGCGGCTGCAAAAAGGCGATGAGGTGGTGCTGGCACGGCAAGATTACCCCAACATGTTGCACGCATGGCGGCAGCGCGAAAAGCGCGAAGGCATCGTGCTGCGCTACGTAAACCTCAATTTGCCGATAGAAAACAAGGAAGAAATTGTGCGGCAATACACGGCTTTATTTACGCCCAAAACCAAAGTTGTGCACATTACGCACATCATCAACTGGTCGGGGCAAACGCTGCCCGTGCGCGAAATTGCCGACATCGCCCGTGCGCGGGGCATTGAAGTCGTGGTGGACGGTGCGCACAGTTTCGGGTTGCTCAACTTCCGCATCCCCGACCTGAACGGCGATTATTTCGGTACAAGCCTGCACAAATGGCTCACCGCACCTTTCGGCAGCGGGATGCTCTACGTGCGCAAAGAAAAAATCCGCAACCTCTACCCCCTTTTCGGTGCGCAAGACCCTGAAAGCGAAGACATTCGCAAGTTTGAAAATTTGGGGACAAGACCTTTTGCCAACGAACAGGCCATCGGGCAAGCCATTGATTTTCATTGGATGATAGGAGCGGAACGCAAGGAAAAAAGATTGCACTACCTCAAAAATTATTGGGCAGAAAAAGTGATAGATTTGCCCAAGGTGCGCCTGCATACTTCCCTCAAACCCGAATTCGGTTGCGCCATCGGCTTGTTTTCCGTTAAAGGCAAAACAGTGGCGGAAGTGGACGGGGCGCTTTTCAACAAATACAAGATACATACAACCGGTATTGAGTGGGAAAATATCAAAGGGGTGCGCGTAACGCCTAATGTCTATACCACCACCCGCGACTTAGACCGCTTAGTGAATGCCATTCGGCAGATAGCGCAAACATGA
- a CDS encoding 16S rRNA (uracil(1498)-N(3))-methyltransferase, with amino-acid sequence MQLFYAVQLPPVHQEFVLSEEESKHCVRVLRMMQGDAIHFTDGQGTLAEAMITDAHPKRCKVGIMKLTQQPKPYRGSIHLAVAPTKNAERMEWMVEKCTETGIDRISFVLTERTERAHFNTERMEKKALAAMKQSLQCWLPQICAPLPLADFLQKVSETGRFIAHADKEKPLHLFQLAQPATDVCLLIGPEGDFTPAELEAAKAAGFQVAGLGNTRLRTETAAILGCHALHLLNEVK; translated from the coding sequence ATGCAATTGTTCTATGCCGTACAACTTCCGCCCGTTCATCAGGAATTTGTGCTTTCCGAAGAAGAATCTAAACACTGTGTGCGCGTGCTTCGCATGATGCAAGGCGATGCCATTCACTTCACCGACGGCCAAGGGACGCTTGCCGAAGCCATGATTACCGATGCGCACCCCAAACGCTGCAAAGTCGGCATTATGAAACTGACACAGCAACCCAAACCTTATCGGGGCAGTATCCATTTAGCCGTTGCACCTACCAAAAATGCCGAGCGCATGGAATGGATGGTAGAGAAATGCACCGAAACAGGCATTGACCGCATCAGTTTTGTACTGACTGAACGCACCGAACGGGCACATTTCAATACGGAACGAATGGAAAAGAAAGCACTTGCCGCCATGAAACAATCGCTGCAATGTTGGCTGCCGCAGATATGCGCGCCCTTGCCCTTGGCCGATTTTCTGCAAAAAGTCAGCGAAACGGGGCGTTTTATTGCCCATGCGGACAAGGAAAAGCCGCTGCACTTGTTCCAACTGGCGCAGCCTGCTACGGATGTTTGCCTGCTCATAGGCCCCGAAGGCGATTTTACCCCTGCCGAGTTGGAAGCGGCAAAGGCCGCAGGTTTTCAGGTCGCGGGGCTGGGCAATACGCGCCTCCGCACCGAAACGGCAGCCATTTTAGGCTGTCATGCGTTACATTTGTTGAATGAAGTTAAGTAA
- a CDS encoding amidase, which produces MKPNKTLRNRLLLPLTAVFCLTLGAFMGRQWRADEAPITPAVVAEAAKIIGLDFAPAERDSMIDELVRARENYVRMRTAPLPNQVVPALDFNPLPVGFSMDMKQLPFKVSPQGKVTLPANREELAFYSVTQLAELIRTRQISSEELTKFFIERLKKYNEKLFCVVTLTEERALAEARQADAEIKAGRYRGLLHGIPYGAKDLLAAKGYPTTWGSPIYKNQMIEQDAAVVRRLREAGAVLAAKLSVGEFAWGDVWFGGMTRNPWNLNQGSSGSSAGSASAVAAGLLPFAIGTETLGSIVSPSTVCGTTGLRPTYGRVSRDGCMALSWSMDKIGPIARTVEDCAVVFNAIYGPDGKDQHVRNFPFNYDGTQGIKGLRIGYVKADFERNYPFKQQDSLALAKMREMGIELIPMELPTLPIRELSMIISCEGSAAFDELTRTNMDDQMVRQVKNAWPNVFRAGRFIPAVEYIQANRIRTLLIEEMAKKLQNIDVYVAPSWAGSNLTLTNLTGHPSVVVPNGFRNGTPVSITFTGKPYSEGALLRVAKAYQDATDFHKKHPSL; this is translated from the coding sequence ATGAAACCGAACAAAACGCTGCGCAACAGGCTGCTGTTGCCCCTCACGGCTGTTTTCTGCCTCACGCTTGGCGCTTTTATGGGGCGGCAGTGGCGCGCCGATGAAGCCCCGATTACGCCTGCCGTTGTAGCCGAAGCAGCTAAAATCATTGGGTTGGACTTTGCACCCGCCGAGCGCGATTCTATGATTGACGAGTTGGTGCGGGCAAGGGAAAACTACGTGCGCATGAGAACCGCCCCGCTGCCCAATCAGGTCGTTCCGGCATTGGACTTTAACCCGCTGCCCGTGGGCTTCAGCATGGATATGAAGCAACTGCCTTTCAAAGTGTCGCCGCAGGGCAAAGTAACGCTGCCTGCCAATCGCGAAGAACTGGCTTTTTATTCCGTAACACAACTGGCCGAACTCATCCGCACCCGTCAAATCAGTTCGGAAGAGCTGACAAAATTTTTCATTGAGCGGCTGAAAAAATACAATGAAAAACTTTTCTGCGTAGTAACGCTCACCGAAGAACGCGCGCTGGCAGAGGCACGTCAGGCAGACGCGGAAATTAAAGCCGGACGCTACAGAGGTCTCCTGCACGGCATTCCATACGGCGCAAAAGACCTGCTGGCTGCCAAGGGCTACCCGACCACGTGGGGTTCGCCTATCTACAAAAATCAGATGATTGAGCAAGACGCTGCCGTTGTGCGCCGCCTGCGCGAGGCAGGCGCAGTGTTGGCAGCCAAACTTTCCGTCGGCGAATTTGCATGGGGCGATGTGTGGTTTGGTGGCATGACACGCAACCCGTGGAATCTCAATCAGGGCTCGAGCGGCTCCTCGGCGGGGTCGGCATCGGCCGTAGCAGCGGGCTTGCTGCCTTTTGCCATCGGCACGGAAACACTGGGTTCCATCGTTTCGCCTTCGACGGTTTGCGGAACTACCGGCTTGCGCCCGACCTACGGCAGGGTGAGCCGCGACGGCTGCATGGCGCTCTCATGGTCTATGGATAAAATCGGCCCCATTGCCCGCACGGTAGAAGACTGCGCCGTTGTATTCAATGCTATCTATGGCCCCGACGGCAAAGACCAACACGTCCGCAATTTTCCTTTTAACTACGACGGCACACAAGGCATCAAAGGTTTGCGAATCGGCTATGTGAAGGCTGATTTTGAGCGCAATTATCCGTTTAAACAGCAAGATTCGCTTGCCTTGGCAAAAATGCGGGAAATGGGCATAGAACTGATTCCGATGGAGCTGCCCACATTACCCATCCGCGAGCTTTCCATGATTATTAGTTGTGAAGGCAGCGCTGCCTTTGATGAACTGACACGCACCAATATGGACGACCAAATGGTGCGTCAGGTAAAAAATGCTTGGCCGAATGTTTTCCGCGCAGGGCGTTTCATTCCGGCGGTGGAGTATATTCAGGCCAACCGCATCCGCACGCTGCTGATTGAGGAAATGGCGAAGAAGTTGCAAAATATAGACGTTTACGTAGCTCCCTCATGGGCAGGCAGCAACCTCACGCTTACCAACCTGACAGGGCATCCGTCGGTGGTTGTACCCAACGGTTTCCGCAACGGTACGCCCGTAAGTATCACCTTTACGGGGAAACCCTACAGCGAAGGTGCACTGCTGCGAGTAGCAAAGGCCTATCAGGATGCTACGGATTTTCATAAAAAGCATCCTTCGTTGTAG
- a CDS encoding NAD(P)H-dependent glycerol-3-phosphate dehydrogenase, whose translation METTVAVIGGGSWATALVKLLSENEVVINWWLRSKTDLNHIINYGHNPRYLSGIHLNLKKIKPQQDLREAIEPADIVLLAVPSAFVKDVLDSLPDHALQGKIIVSAIKGMIRHENVLVTDYVNKRFGIAADDLLAIAGPCHAEEVALEKLSYLTICGANIAKAKAFANLISCRYLKATAIEDLAGAEYCAVMKNIIAIACGIAHGLNYGDNFQAVLVANAMQEIRRFLDAVAPIERDLNASAYLGDLLVTTYSQFSRNRTFGSMVGRGYSVKSAQFEMQMVAEGYYAVACIYPIMKKYQVKMPITQAVYNILYEKISPIVEFQILRDLLS comes from the coding sequence ATGGAAACAACGGTAGCTGTTATCGGCGGCGGAAGCTGGGCAACTGCATTAGTTAAACTACTGTCTGAAAATGAGGTAGTTATCAACTGGTGGCTGCGTTCCAAAACCGACCTGAACCATATCATCAACTACGGACACAACCCCCGCTATTTAAGCGGCATACACCTGAACCTGAAAAAAATCAAGCCACAGCAAGATTTGCGGGAGGCCATTGAACCCGCGGATATTGTGTTGTTGGCTGTTCCTTCTGCCTTTGTTAAAGATGTGTTGGACTCGCTGCCCGACCATGCTTTGCAAGGCAAAATCATTGTTTCGGCCATTAAAGGCATGATTCGCCACGAAAACGTGTTGGTTACAGACTATGTAAACAAACGGTTCGGTATCGCTGCCGATGATTTGCTGGCCATTGCCGGCCCCTGTCATGCCGAAGAAGTTGCTTTGGAAAAACTGTCTTACCTGACCATTTGCGGGGCAAACATCGCCAAAGCCAAAGCCTTTGCCAACCTTATCAGTTGCCGCTACTTGAAGGCAACCGCCATTGAAGACCTTGCAGGTGCCGAATATTGCGCCGTAATGAAAAACATTATTGCCATTGCCTGCGGCATTGCACACGGCTTGAACTACGGCGACAACTTTCAGGCGGTGCTTGTTGCCAATGCCATGCAGGAAATCCGACGATTTCTGGATGCAGTAGCGCCCATAGAACGCGACCTGAACGCCTCTGCCTACCTTGGCGACCTGTTAGTTACTACCTACTCGCAATTCAGCCGCAACCGCACATTCGGCAGCATGGTCGGGCGCGGCTACTCGGTCAAATCGGCACAGTTTGAGATGCAAATGGTTGCCGAAGGCTACTATGCCGTTGCCTGTATCTACCCGATTATGAAAAAATATCAGGTGAAAATGCCGATTACGCAGGCCGTTTACAACATTCTATACGAAAAAATATCCCCGATTGTAGAGTTCCAAATTCTGCGCGACCTGCTTTCCTGA
- a CDS encoding DUF4159 domain-containing protein, with amino-acid sequence MIKHLIFISICLLASLPSQAQERPLKIAKLKYNGGGDWYANKTSLPNLIAFCNRNLGTNIAPEEEVVEPGSPEIFSYPFIHMTGHGNVVFSPSEAQNLRKYLISGGFLHIDDNYGMDKFIRPELKKIFPELELVELPFNHPIYRQKFIFTNGLPKVHEHDGKPPQGFGLIYEGRLVVFYSYECDLGNGWEDQIIYNDPEEVRQKALQMGANILMYAFTQN; translated from the coding sequence ATGATTAAACACCTGATATTCATTAGCATTTGCTTGTTGGCAAGCCTCCCCTCCCAAGCCCAAGAGCGCCCGCTCAAAATTGCCAAGCTGAAATACAACGGCGGCGGGGACTGGTACGCCAACAAAACATCGCTGCCCAACCTGATTGCATTTTGCAACCGCAATTTAGGAACAAACATTGCCCCCGAAGAAGAAGTCGTTGAGCCGGGCAGCCCCGAAATTTTTTCTTACCCCTTCATCCACATGACCGGGCACGGCAACGTGGTTTTCAGCCCGTCGGAGGCACAAAACCTGCGGAAATACCTCATTTCGGGGGGCTTTTTGCACATAGACGACAACTACGGCATGGATAAGTTCATCCGACCCGAACTGAAAAAAATATTTCCCGAGTTGGAATTGGTAGAGTTGCCGTTCAACCATCCGATTTACCGACAGAAATTTATTTTCACCAACGGGCTGCCCAAAGTACACGAACACGACGGCAAACCGCCGCAAGGCTTCGGACTGATTTATGAGGGGCGGTTAGTCGTTTTTTACAGCTATGAATGCGATTTGGGCAACGGCTGGGAAGACCAAATCATTTACAACGACCCCGAAGAAGTACGGCAAAAGGCACTGCAAATGGGAGCCAATATCCTTATGTATGCCTTTACTCAAAACTGA
- a CDS encoding polysaccharide biosynthesis protein — protein sequence MERFLLFLWNSPTLTTWGSFAARALSMLVLPLALRRLDVAETGLWNVLLFIVSLQTAIDLGFTPTFSRLIALAKGHNDEQRIVRLYNNMRRIYTWLSLAAFGLLLLAGTYYLQPFINTLANPKEGWAAWVVVLTVSLVYLQGNRYKAFLEGLNHVPVLRRWEILTGLGTALTNLAVLLAEGGVLGLIATNQFWALVGVWRNRQLAHHLGSTYTRQRLPFDKALFSEVWQIAWRSGLGVLFAFGTAQISVLVFARMMPVATSASFTTGMRLLQIITDFSQAPFYSKLPRLASLFAAKDLGVLMGVARQGMQRSYWAYVLPWMGAGIAGRQALAFIGSNVQFPEPLLWALLGMGGLLQRHGAMHLHLFTISNRVVWHIVSGITGTIFIVAAVIIAPYAGILAQPLATIISCLLFYNAYCAGLSYRFWQLRFWQFERDVFLPPLLLALIYTAYTALTA from the coding sequence GTGGAACGGTTTCTATTGTTTTTATGGAATTCCCCTACACTGACCACTTGGGGGAGTTTTGCGGCTCGAGCGCTTTCCATGCTGGTACTGCCTTTGGCATTGCGCCGTTTGGATGTGGCAGAAACAGGTCTTTGGAATGTGCTGCTGTTTATTGTTAGCCTGCAAACTGCCATTGATTTGGGGTTTACCCCTACTTTTTCACGCCTCATTGCCCTTGCCAAAGGGCACAACGATGAGCAGCGCATCGTACGGCTTTACAACAACATGCGCCGCATCTACACGTGGTTAAGCCTTGCCGCTTTTGGTTTATTGCTTTTGGCAGGCACTTATTATTTGCAACCTTTTATCAACACACTTGCTAATCCGAAGGAAGGCTGGGCAGCATGGGTAGTTGTTTTAACGGTTTCGCTGGTTTATTTGCAGGGCAACCGCTACAAAGCATTTCTGGAAGGATTGAACCACGTGCCGGTGTTGCGGCGCTGGGAAATTCTGACAGGACTTGGCACGGCGCTTACCAATTTGGCGGTACTGCTGGCCGAAGGTGGCGTACTGGGGCTGATTGCCACCAATCAATTTTGGGCACTGGTTGGCGTATGGCGCAACCGCCAACTGGCGCATCACTTGGGCAGCACCTACACCCGACAGAGATTGCCTTTTGACAAAGCACTCTTCTCCGAAGTGTGGCAAATTGCATGGCGCTCGGGGTTGGGCGTGCTGTTTGCCTTTGGCACGGCACAAATCTCTGTACTCGTTTTTGCCCGCATGATGCCTGTGGCAACAAGTGCTTCCTTCACAACAGGTATGCGCCTTTTGCAAATCATTACCGATTTTTCGCAGGCACCGTTTTACAGCAAACTGCCGCGTTTGGCTTCATTGTTTGCCGCTAAGGACTTAGGCGTATTGATGGGCGTTGCAAGGCAAGGAATGCAGCGTTCCTATTGGGCGTATGTGCTGCCTTGGATGGGTGCAGGCATAGCAGGCAGGCAGGCATTGGCGTTTATCGGCAGCAACGTGCAGTTCCCCGAACCGCTGCTGTGGGCATTGTTGGGCATGGGCGGGCTGCTGCAAAGGCACGGTGCCATGCATCTGCATTTGTTCACCATCAGTAACCGCGTTGTATGGCACATTGTCAGCGGCATTACAGGCACTATTTTTATTGTGGCGGCGGTTATCATCGCTCCGTATGCAGGCATTTTGGCACAACCGCTGGCCACCATTATCAGTTGCTTGTTGTTCTACAATGCCTATTGTGCCGGCCTGAGCTATCGGTTTTGGCAACTGCGATTCTGGCAATTTGAGCGGGATGTGTTTTTGCCGCCACTGCTGCTTGCGCTCATTTACACGGCTTATACCGCGCTGACAGCCTGA
- a CDS encoding DsrE family protein, which yields MRITRFYFYAIVIFIMSAAASNAAWAQNPKKHRVVMQFTTSDTAAHRALMNQLKNVLEGFGEENLEMEIVCHNKGMDLLMKTSPFASKVVDFQQKGIKFLACRQTMTQRNIKEEDIISCPIIPRGLIWIIERQEEGWSYLKGGF from the coding sequence ATGAGAATTACCCGATTTTATTTTTACGCCATTGTCATTTTTATCATGTCGGCAGCAGCAAGCAATGCTGCATGGGCTCAAAATCCGAAAAAACACCGCGTAGTGATGCAATTTACAACCAGCGATACGGCGGCTCATCGGGCACTAATGAACCAATTGAAAAATGTGTTAGAAGGTTTTGGAGAGGAAAACCTCGAGATGGAGATTGTTTGCCACAACAAAGGGATGGATTTGTTGATGAAAACAAGCCCCTTTGCATCCAAAGTGGTTGATTTTCAACAGAAAGGCATCAAGTTTTTAGCTTGTCGCCAAACCATGACCCAGCGCAACATCAAAGAGGAAGATATCATCAGTTGCCCAATTATTCCGCGGGGGCTGATTTGGATTATTGAGCGACAAGAGGAAGGATGGAGTTACCTCAAAGGCGGATTTTAG
- a CDS encoding DUF6702 family protein: MFAFLPISFLLIISSLFHPIHISLCEINHNTAARQIEITHKIFIDDLQDALEKHYKVRTHLATPKEHPDAEKFIEQYLQMQFQCKINGQPVRWKYIGREYEVDACWIYLEAEQILPVQSVEVRNAVLLELFDDQVNFVHIKTGSARKSLRLNGDNDKGTVAF, encoded by the coding sequence ATGTTTGCTTTTTTGCCGATTTCTTTTTTGTTGATTATCAGTAGTTTATTTCATCCGATTCACATCAGCCTGTGTGAGATTAACCACAATACGGCTGCCCGACAAATAGAGATTACTCATAAAATTTTCATTGACGACTTGCAGGATGCGCTGGAAAAGCACTACAAAGTACGCACCCACCTTGCCACCCCCAAAGAACACCCCGATGCCGAAAAATTCATTGAGCAGTATTTGCAAATGCAGTTTCAGTGCAAAATCAACGGGCAGCCGGTGCGCTGGAAGTACATCGGGCGCGAGTACGAGGTAGATGCCTGCTGGATTTATCTGGAAGCCGAACAGATACTGCCCGTGCAGTCGGTAGAAGTCAGAAATGCCGTTTTGTTGGAACTGTTTGACGACCAAGTAAACTTTGTACACATTAAAACAGGCAGCGCCCGCAAAAGCCTGCGCCTGAATGGCGACAATGACAAAGGCACGGTGGCGTTTTAG
- a CDS encoding PP2C family protein-serine/threonine phosphatase, whose amino-acid sequence MNQPESAITEKNKGSIGRRIYPLRVVGYWLAIATILLTQWHYKAEISTVALVFCGWALVYPHLGFLYYRRQRSSHAAEQHVLLADMFWIGWISALVFYSPALAAPFAIANSATNFSMGGMKLFLLGLISYALGVLSAGFFTDWEYIAVAESSLMIPAFVYLFAGSHYIGFLSYVYGTSARKSKKHIAEQNSRLLEQTSELMVLNEEISQQAEEISAQRQNIEEQNRLLSRRNRNISESIAYARRIQQAIMPQQSEVRAALPQSFVWFSPKEVVSGDFYWFARTEQQVLIAAADCTGHGIPGAFMSLIGNDLLHEIVSVRGITRPDLILEELRLGIGKVLRQHETLNQDGMEIGICALDMADGKLSVGSGNLYYAGSGIPLYCVNQGKVQIIRADKIPIGGRNRFGAMQFQLHQLPLREGMSFYLFSDGYTDQFGGSSNRKFGRKRLEQLLAEIHLLPMPQQEGRIKQTIEDWRQAADEKQLDDIIAIGVQI is encoded by the coding sequence ATGAATCAACCTGAATCAGCGATTACGGAAAAAAATAAAGGCAGTATCGGCAGACGCATCTATCCTTTGCGGGTAGTCGGCTACTGGCTGGCTATTGCCACCATTTTGCTGACCCAATGGCATTACAAGGCTGAAATTTCTACTGTTGCCCTTGTTTTTTGCGGCTGGGCTTTGGTTTATCCGCATTTGGGCTTTTTGTATTACCGTCGGCAGCGCAGCAGCCATGCCGCCGAACAGCACGTACTGCTTGCCGATATGTTTTGGATAGGCTGGATTTCTGCCCTTGTGTTCTATTCCCCTGCCTTGGCAGCACCCTTTGCTATTGCCAACTCAGCCACCAACTTTTCCATGGGCGGCATGAAACTGTTTTTGTTGGGTTTGATAAGCTATGCCCTTGGCGTATTGTCGGCAGGTTTTTTCACCGATTGGGAATACATCGCCGTGGCAGAAAGTTCTTTGATGATTCCCGCATTTGTGTACCTGTTTGCAGGCAGCCACTACATCGGCTTCCTTTCCTATGTGTACGGAACGAGTGCGCGAAAAAGTAAAAAGCACATAGCAGAACAAAATTCGCGCTTGCTGGAACAAACAAGCGAACTGATGGTGCTCAACGAGGAAATTTCGCAACAGGCAGAAGAAATTTCGGCACAGCGGCAAAACATAGAAGAACAAAACCGCCTGCTCAGCCGCCGCAACCGCAATATCAGCGAAAGTATTGCCTATGCCCGCCGCATTCAGCAAGCCATTATGCCGCAGCAAAGCGAAGTCAGGGCTGCATTGCCGCAGTCTTTTGTGTGGTTTAGCCCGAAGGAAGTCGTTTCAGGCGATTTTTACTGGTTTGCACGCACCGAGCAGCAAGTGTTGATTGCGGCTGCCGATTGCACGGGGCACGGCATCCCCGGTGCATTTATGAGCCTGATTGGCAACGATTTGCTGCACGAAATTGTCAGCGTGCGCGGCATCACCCGCCCCGACTTGATTCTGGAAGAACTGCGCTTAGGCATTGGCAAAGTTTTGCGCCAGCATGAAACCCTCAATCAGGACGGCATGGAAATCGGCATTTGTGCGCTTGATATGGCCGACGGTAAACTTTCCGTTGGCAGTGGCAACTTGTATTATGCAGGTTCCGGCATCCCCTTGTACTGTGTCAATCAGGGCAAAGTACAAATCATACGCGCCGATAAAATCCCCATTGGCGGACGCAATCGCTTTGGCGCGATGCAATTTCAACTGCACCAACTGCCCCTGCGCGAAGGCATGAGCTTTTACCTGTTTTCCGACGGCTACACCGACCAATTCGGCGGCAGCAGCAACCGCAAGTTTGGCAGAAAGCGATTGGAACAACTTTTGGCAGAAATTCATTTGCTGCCTATGCCTCAACAAGAAGGTCGCATCAAACAAACCATTGAAGATTGGCGGCAGGCTGCCGACGAGAAACAATTGGATGACATTATTGCCATTGGTGTACAAATCTGA